A genomic segment from Juglans regia cultivar Chandler chromosome 14, Walnut 2.0, whole genome shotgun sequence encodes:
- the LOC109001656 gene encoding probable polyamine transporter At3g13620, whose product MQTTSSKPPNMPHELPVSTATTTTSTDPKKLTLIPLIFIIYFEVAGGPYGEEPAVQAAGPLFAILGFLIFPFIWSIPEALITAELSTAFPGNGGFVIWAERAFGPFWGSLMGTFKFLSGVINIAAFPVLCIDYMKRLLPALESGLPRYFAIFGSTLCLSFLNYTGLTIVGFAAVVLAVVSLLPFVLMSLIALPKIQPHRWISLGQKGVEKDWNLFFNTLFWNLNFWDSVSTLAGEVENPQKTYPKALLVSVIFTCLAYLFPLLAVTGSLSVDQSEWDAGFMAQAAGMIAGKWLKIFLEFGAVLSAIGLYEAQLSSSAFQLLGMADIGSLPMFFGLRSKWFNTPWVGILLTTLISLGVSNFNFTDIISSANFLYSLSMLLEFAAFIWLRRKLPMMKRPYRVPLRLPGLVMMCLIPSGFLIVIMAIATKTVYLVSGIMTVAGIGWYFLMKLAKSKKLLKFNVGGLEEIDQVRVVGHS is encoded by the coding sequence ATGCAAACTACTTCCTCAAAACCACCAAACATGCCTCACGAACTCCCTGTCTCCACAGCCACAACAACAACAAGCACAGACCCCAAGAAACTGACTCTCATACCTCTCATCTTTATCATCTACTTCGAAGTCGCCGGTGGCCCTTATGGAGAGGAACCAGCGGTGCAAGCAGCAGGACCCCTCTTCGCCATTCTCGGTTTCCTCATCTTTCCCTTCATTTGGAGTATCCCGGAGGCCCTTATCACCGCTGAGCTCTCCACAGCCTTTCCCGGCAACGGTGGCTTTGTCATCTGGGCCGAGCGCGCCTTTGGTCCTTTCTGGGGGTCCCTCATGGGCACATTCAAGTTCCTTAGTGGTGTCATCAACATCGCTGCCTTCCCAGTTCTTTGCATTGACTACATGAAGCGACTGCTCCCTGCTTTAGAATCTGGCCTTCCGAGGTACTTCGCCATCTTTGGCTCAACTCTATGCCTTTCGTTTCTTAATTATACTGGTTTGACAATTGTTGGATTTGCCGCCGTGGTACTTGCTGTTGTTTCACTTTTGCCTTTTGTATTGATGTCATTGATTGCACTCCCAAAGATTCAACCTCATAGATGGATCAGTCTGGGGCAGAAGGGTGTTGAGAAAGATTGGAACTTGTTCTTCAACACCCTTTTCTGGAACTTGAATTTCTGGGACAGTGTCAGTACTCTTGCCGGAGAAGTTGAAAACCCCCAGAAAACTTACCCGAAAGCCCTTTTGGTTTCGGTGATCTTCACTTGCTTGGCATATCTATTTCCACTTTTGGCTGTGACTGGATCTCTTTCCGTGGACCAAAGCGAATGGGATGCTGGGTTTATGGCCCAAGCTGCAGGTATGATTGCAGGGAAATGGTTGAAAATCTTTCTTGAATTTGGTGCTGTGTTATCAGCAATTGGTCTATACGAAGCACAGCTAAGCAGCAGTGCTTTCCAACTTCTGGGTATGGCTGATATAGGATCTTTGCCCATGTTTTTCGGTCTAAGGTCTAAATGGTTCAACACCCCTTGGGTTGGGATTTTGCTAACCACTTTGATTTCACTGGGGGTTTCAAACTTCAATTTCACAGATATCATATCCTCGGCTAATTTCTTGTATTCTTTGAGCATGTTGTTAGAATTTGCTGCATTTATATGGTTGAGAAGGAAGTTGCCAATGATGAAGAGACCGTACAGGGTTCCATTGAGGCTGCCAGGGCTGGTTATGATGTGCTTGATACCCTCTGGGTTTTTGATAGTTATAATGGCTATTGCCACCAAGACTGTTTATTTAGTGAGTGGAATAATGACTGTTGCTGGGATTGGATGGTACTTTTTGATGAAACTCGCCAAATCAAAGAAGTTGTTGAAGTTCAACGTTGGAGGACTTGAAGAAATTGACCAAGTGAGGGTGGTTGGTCATTCATGA